A genomic segment from Triticum dicoccoides isolate Atlit2015 ecotype Zavitan chromosome 1A, WEW_v2.0, whole genome shotgun sequence encodes:
- the LOC119361404 gene encoding lysine histidine transporter 2-like produces MEVDRSIELRAVEQGGTMSSSPPSELDIMEEYVETVKERESEAKLKDVNLDDWLPITSSRTAKWYYSAFHNVTAMVGAGVLGLPFAMSHLGWGPGVVVIASSFGITLYTLWQMVEMHEMVPGKRFDRYHELGQHAFGKKLGLWIVVPQQLVVDVGTDIVYMVTGGQSLKKFHDLVCNGRCEDIRLTFFIMIFGSVHFLLSQMPNFNSISGVSAAAAVMSICYSMVAFFASVLHKHPAAVGAVDYGLKAATTAGHVFGALNALGAVAFAFAGHNVVLEIQATIPSTPEQPSKKPMWRGVLVAYAIVALCYFSVAFGGYYAFGNSVDPNILITLDKPRWLIALANLMVVVHVIGSYQVFAMPVFDMMETVLVKKLKFAPGLPLRLTARSAYVAVTMLVGMTFPFFDGLLGFFGGFAFAPTTYFLPCIIWLMLRKPARYSVTWFLNWIFIAIGVALMLLSPIGGLRQIILDAKTFKFYS; encoded by the coding sequence ATGGAGGTCGATCGATCTATCGAACTGCGTGCGGTTGAACAAGGAGGAACgatgtcgtcgtcgccgccgtcggaGCTGGATATCATGGAGGAGTATGTGGAGACGGTGAAGGAGCGGGAGTCGGAGGCGAAGCTCAAGGACGTGAACTTGGACGATTGGCTCCCCATCACCTCCTCGCGCACCGCCAAGTGGTACTATTCCGCCTTCCACAACGTGACGGCAATGGTCGGCGCCGGCGTGCTGGGCCTCCCGTTCGCCATGTCGCACCTCGGCTGGGGCCCCGGCGTGGTGGTCATCGCCAGCTCCTTCGGGATCACGCTCTACACGCTGTGGCAGATGGTGGAGATGCACGAGATGGTCCCGGGGAAGCGCTTCGACCGGTACCACGAGCTGGGGCAGCACGCCTTCGGGAAGAAGCTCGGGCTCTGGATCGTCGTGCCGCAGCAGCTCGTCGTCGACGTCGGCACCGACATCGTCTACATGGTCACCGGCGGCCAGTCGCTCAAGAAGTTCCACGACCTCGTCTGCAACGGCCGGTGCGAGGACATACGCCTCACCTTCTTCATCATGATCTTCGGTTCCGTCCACTTTCTGCTCTCGCAGATGCCCAACTTCAACTCCATCTCCGGCgtctcggccgccgccgccgtcatgtCCATCTGCTACTCCATGGTCGCCTTCTTCGCGTCCGTGCTACACAAACACCCTGCTGCAGTTGGAGCCGTCGACTACGGGCTCAAGGCGGCGACCACGGCGGGGCACGTGTTCGGCGCGCTCAACGCCCTCGGGGCGGTGGCGTTCGCGTTCGCCGGCCACAACGTGGTGCTCGAGATCCAGGCCACCATCCCGTCCACCCCGGAGCAGCCGTCGAAGAAGCCCATGTGGCGCGGCGTGCTCGTCGCGTACGCCATCGTCGCGCTCTGCTACTTCTCGGTCGCCTTCGGCGGGTACTACGCCTTCGGCAACTCGGTCGACCCCAACATCCTCATCACGCTCGACAAGCCGCGGTGGCTCATCGCCCTCGCCAACCTCATGGTGGTCGTCCACGTCATCGGCAGCTACCAGGTGTTCGCCATGCCCGTCTTCGACATGATGGAGACGGTGCTCGTCAAGAAGCTCAAGTTCGCCCCCGGCCTCCCGCTGCGGCTCACCGCCCGCTCCGCCTACGTCGCGGTCACGATGCTCGTCGGCATGACCTTCCCCTTCTTCGACGGCCTGCTTGGGTTTTTCGGAGGCTTCGCGTTCGCGCCCACCACCTACTTCCTGCCCTGCATCATCTGGCTCATGCTACGCAAGCCCGCCAGATACAGCGTGACATGGTTCCTCAACTGGATATTCATCGCCATCGGAGTTGCGCTCATGCTGTTGTCCCCGATCGGCGGGTTGCGCCAAATCATCCTTGACGCCAAGACTTTCAAGTTCTACTCTTAA